One segment of Leptodactylus fuscus isolate aLepFus1 chromosome 7, aLepFus1.hap2, whole genome shotgun sequence DNA contains the following:
- the LOC142213357 gene encoding olfactory receptor 6N1-like, giving the protein MQGVNKTMVKEIILWGFSSFQKYQSFLFCAVLLAYITCVLGNITIFVLIRIESSLHTPMYFFISIFTVLEIMFVSVTVPKLLAILIQTEKTISFFGCFAQMYAFLSLGVTECFLLSVMVFDRYLAITNPLRYSAIMSSRFCYGLAVLPWVFGFSIPLFPTVGTFVLDFCGPNKIDHFFCDLSPLQNLACSDPFVSNMMTIVTSLISVVSPFFAILGFYIHIIYTVLKIKSKEGKKKAFSTCSSHLIVASLFYGSGIIVYVTPNGSHYDKFLALMYTVVTPALNPFIYTFRNREVKNAIRKVTRQINTKY; this is encoded by the coding sequence ATGCAAGGTGTCAACAAAACTATGGTGAAAGAAATTATACTTTGGGGGTTTTCCAGTTTTCAGAAATATCAGAGCTTCCTCTTCTGCGCTGTTCTTCTGGCATATATCACTTGTGTTCTTGGAAACATCACTATCTTTGTGTTAATAAGAATTGAGTCTTCTCTTCACACTCCAATGTACTTTTTCATCAGTATCTTTACTGTTCTAGAAATAATGTTTGTCTCTGTAACTGTCCCAAAACTGTTGGCCATCCTAATCCAGACTGAGAAGACCATCTCATTTTTTGGATGTTTCGCTCAGATGTATGCCTTCCTATCTCTTGGAGTAACAGAATGCTTCCTTCTATCTGTGATGGTCTTTGATCGATATCTAGCTATTACCAATCCATTACGTTATTCCGCTATAATGAGCAGTCGATTCTGTTATGGGTTGGCTGTCTTACCATGGGTATTTGGTTTTTCCATACCTTTATTTCCTACAGTGGGGACTTTCGTTTTGGATTTCTGTGGCCCAAATAAGATTGACCACTTTTTCTGTGACCTTTCACCATTGCAAAATTTAGCATGTTCTGACCCATTTGTTAGTAATATGATGACAATTGTGACATCTCTTATTTCAGTAGTTTCACCGTTTTTTGCCATATTGGGGTTCTATATccatatcatatatactgtgttgAAGATTAAAAGTAAAGAGGGTAAAAAGAAAGCCTTTTCTACTTGCTCGTCCCATCTCATTGTAGCGTCTCTGTTCTATGGCTCAGGTATTATTGTGTATGTCACACCTAATGGCAGCCACTACGACAAGTTTCTTGCCCTCATGTACACTGTGGTGACCCCAGCCCTAAACccatttatatatacatttagaAATAGAGAGGTAAAGAATGCTATTAGAAAAGTAACTAGACAGATTAATACAAAGTATTAA